A genomic window from Lycium barbarum isolate Lr01 chromosome 4, ASM1917538v2, whole genome shotgun sequence includes:
- the LOC132637359 gene encoding uncharacterized protein LOC132637359 — protein MGSLTRPSCARVKVEVDLLKELPKRIHISCIDEETGEVKAKWQKIQYDYLPKYCTQCKLQGHDLQDCWVVHPEYRPKKEEPKLEGGGAPGKPKLKQVNESMKDQPTSKSIATTSETTKSQPAKPVETKGKGANNYGRYNGNNTKMKWNAVTNKKKKQNNMEEGQRGKLAKDNDEENGQQRKENGQQKNNVNSFQALTNEEEENSVEIVAEQRMKKAETSETSKPWVESSFGTSKDGEKMIQTVVESNPKGKTGNKEIQEECSMSNEPVSNKDKQLMQSKTDTDKQAEIPNQDESKRKEINNTQKYAEKENHNEEGPSKTVEEEVNKSGVTEKEQEKVKVMQDVDLNKVPDKPPDESLNRTTEDEGEGTYKESFEDSQSSSVGNEGTTMDQQDAIIPPETQSVEIIEENMTEHTTNNKDDTLNKEEDMQRKNSQLVAKKFEKRGQQQAEDGEEKEIDIGDDDEMDEQNIAKSIQKAMVKGGISPRHFTKNKNENIKKTVRDKSVPPSIARGVQTRKTTSKSKVSQ, from the exons ATGGGATCCTTG ACTAGACCAAGTTGTGCGCGTGTGAAGGTGGAAGTTGATTTACTGAAGGAATTGCCAAAAAGAATTCACATCAGTTGTATTGATGAGGAGACAGGAGAAGTAAAGGCAAAATGGCaaaaaatacaatatgattacTTGCCTAAATATTGCACTCAATGTAAATTACAAGGCCATGATTTACAAGATTGCTGGGTTGTTCACCCTGAATATAGGCCCAAGAAAGAAGAACCAAAACTGGAGGGAGGTGGAGCACCTGGAAAACCAAAACTGAAACAAGTCAATGAAAGTATGAAAGATCAACCGACTAGTAAATCAATTGCAACAACCAGTGAGACTACCAAGTCTCAGCCTGCTAAACCAGTAGAAACGAAAGGGAAAGGAGCAAACAATTATGGGAGATACAATGGGAATAACACAAAAATGAAGTGGAATGCAGTgacaaataagaagaagaagcaaaATAACATGGAGGAGGGACAAAGGGGTAAGCTTGCAAAGGATAATGATGAGGAAAATGGGCAGCAAAGAAAGGAAAATGGGCAACAGAAGAATAATGTGAACTCGTTTCAAGCACTTACCAATGAGGAGGAAGAGAACTCTGTGGAGATAGTTGCAGAACAACGAATGAAGAAGGCTGAAACATCCGAAACATCCAAACCATGGGTGGAATCATCTTTTGGCACATCAAAGGATGGGGAGAAAATGATCCAGACTGTAGTGGAGAGCAACCCAAAGGGGAAAACTGGGAACAAAGAAATTCAAGAAGAGTGCAGCATGTCAAATGAACCAGTTAGCAACAAGGATAAGCAGTTAATGCAAAGCAAGACTGACACAGACAAGCAGGCAGAGATACCAAACCAAGAtgaaagtaaaagaaaagaaatcaACAATACTCAAAAGTACGCGGAAAAAGAAAATCACAATGAAGAGGGGCCAAGCAAGACAGTAGAAGAGGAGGTGAATAAATCAGGGGTGACTGAGAAGGAACAAGAGAAAGTAAAGGTAATGCAAGATGTAGATTTAAACAAAGTGCCTGATAAACCACCTGATGAAAGCTTGAACAGAACCACTGAAGATGAAGGAGAGGGGACTTATAAAGAATCGTTTGAGGATTCTCAATCATCATCAGTAGGTAATGAAGGAACGACCATGGATCAACAAGATGCAATAATTCCTCCAGAAACACAATCAGTGGAAATTATAGAGGAAAACATGACTGAGCACACTACCAATAACAAAGATGATACTTTGAACAAAGAGGAAGACATGCAGAGGAAAAATTCTCAGTTGGTAgcaaaaaaatttgaaaaaagaggGCAACAACAAGCAGAAGATGGTGAAGAGAAGGAAATTGACAttggtgatgatgatgagatgGATGAGCAGAACATAGCAAAAAGCATACAAAAGGCCATGGTCAAGGGAGGCATTTCACCAAGACATTTCACAAAAAACAAAAATGAGAACATCAAGAAGACTGTCAGAGATAAAAGTGTACCCCCATCAATTGCTAGAGGTGTGCAAACAAGGAAAACAACTTCAAAATCTAAAGTTTCGCAATGA
- the LOC132635772 gene encoding pentatricopeptide repeat-containing protein At3g54980, mitochondrial-like yields the protein MLKMKPSSSHVPPWLIRLCKRHLCITSTSNSLTNQQTQILEPPPSDSLEKPILNPQISKKYVPFDDNNHLKDHVVDVLLSYRDDPDSAYRYFQTARQQRGFIHAKSDPFFVLLHILVSSTMHQHKARRLLDYYASSDSGPSATLVFNGLVDCAKSFGFESNPRVFDFLINSCVKVNRLSDAIDCFNGMVEHDIMLWVPTVNKLLKALVRQDMIGVARDLYTDIVSRGTRYDSRTVHILMSACLREGKTDEALKLFEEAKKSGVIKLDARLYTLCVYVACKEENLSLALELLEEMKGKGWVPSDGTYTNIITASIKQGNMVEALRLKDEMLSNGHPMNLVVATSLMKGYHVQGNLSSALDLFDKLVEYGLTPNKVTFAVLMEGCCKNGNIEKAVELYGQMKLAGIKSNAFVDNSLIKGFLSANLLDEAMNVFDEAINSGTANVFVYNSIIAWFCKKGRMDEAKKVWDQMVDNGVLPTITSYNNMILGNCRNGNMDKALDLFSQLPERHLKANVVTYSILIDGYFRKGDADKAENLFDQMVSSGIDPTDYTFNTIISGMSKVGKTSEAKDLLKKIVAVPTCMSYNSLIDGFLKEDDVSSALAVYREMCDSGISPDVVTYTTLIDGLCKSNNIDLALKMLNEMRNREIKLDVIAYAVLIDGFCKRRDMKNASELFDEIRQVGLSPNLFVYNSMISGFRNVNNMEAALVLHERMINEGIPCDLETYTTLIDGLLKDGKIVVASDLYTEMIGKGIMPDDITYTVLVHGLCNKGQVENAHKVLEEMYKKNKTPSVLIYNTLIAGHFKEGNLEEAFRLHDEMLDKGLKPEDATIDILCGKLKGNSLAHGIPMPQ from the coding sequence atgctaaaaatgaaaccttcttcttcacatgtTCCTCCATGGCTAATTCGCCTTTGTAAACGCCATTTATGCATTACTTCAACCTCAAACTCACTAACAAATCAACAAACACAAATTCTTGAACCTCCCCCCTCAGATTCTCTTGAAAAACCCATCTTAAACCCTCAAATTTCTAAAAAGTATGTACCTTTTGATGATAATAACCATTTAAAAGATCATGTAGTTGATGTTCTTTTGAGCTACAGAGATGACCCTGATTCAGCTTATAGGTACTTTCAAACTGCTAGGCAACAAAGGGGATTTATACATGCTAAATCTGACCCTTTCTTTGTTTTGCTTCACATATTAGTAAGTTCTACAATGCATCAACATAAAGCTCGTCGTTTGCTTGATTATTATGCTTCTAGTGACTCTGGTCCATCTGCTACTCTTGTTTTTAATGGTTTAGTTGATTGTGCTAAGAGTTTTGGATTTGAGTCAAACCCTCGAGTTTTCGACTTTTTGATAAATAGTTGTGTGAAAGTTAATAGATTGAGTGACGCTATTGATTGTTTTAATGGGATGGTTGAACATGATATAATGCTGTGGGTCCCGACTGTGAACAAGCTTTTAAAGGCGTTGGTGAGGCAGGACATGATTGGTGTAGCGCGAGATTTGTATACTGATATAGTGTCTAGAGGGACCCGTTACGATTCTCGTACTGTGCATATTTTGATGTCTGCTTGTCTCAGGGAAGGGAAAACGGACGAGGCGTTGAAGCTTTTCGAGGAGGCCAAGAAGAGTGGGGTGATTAAGCTTGACGCGAGATTGTATACCCTTTGTGTTTATGTTGCTTGTAAGGAGGAAAATCTAAGTTTAGCATTGGAGTTGTTGGAGGAAATGAAAGGCAAGGGTTGGGTTCCTTCAGACGGCACGTATACGAACATAATTACGGCTTCTATAAAACAAGGGAATATGGTTGAGGCATTAAGGCTCAAGGATGAAATGCTAAGTAATGGGCATCCGATGAATTTGGTGGTTGCAACAAGTTTGATGAAAGGGTATCATGTCCAGGGCAATTTATCAAGTGCTTTGGATTTGTTTGACAAATTGGTCGAGTATGGACTCACTCCGAACAAGGTGACATTTGCAGTTTTAATGGAAGGTTGCTGTAAAAATGGGAATATTGAAAAAGCAGTAGAACTTTACGGGCAAATGAAACTTGCAGGTATTAAGTCTAATGCTTTTGTTGACAATTCGTTAATAAAGGGATTTTTGAGTGCTAACTTGTTAGATGAAGCAATGAATGTGTTTGACGAGGCAATAAATTCAGGGACGGCTAATGTTTTCGTTTACAATAGTATAATAGCCTGGTTCTGTAAGAAGGGTCGAATGGATGAAGCTAAAAAAGTATGGGATCAGATGGTTGATAATGGAGTTTTACCTACTATAACTTCGTACAACAATATGATTCTTGGAAATTGCAGAAATGGGAATATGGACAAAGCATTGGATTTGTTCTCTCAGTTGCCGGAAAGGCATTTGAAAGCTAATGTTGTAACTTATAGCATTTTGATTGACGGGTATTTCAGAAAAGGTGACGCTGATAAAGCTGAGAACTTGTTTGATCAAATGGTCTCTTCAGGAATTGACCCTACTGACTACACATTCAATACCATAATCAGTGGTATGTCTAAAGTCGGAAAAACGTCGGAGGCAAAAGATCTTCTTAAGAAGATTGTGGCAGTACCAACTTGCATGTCTTACAATAGCTTAATAGATGGATTTTTGAAGGAAGATGATGTCAGCTCAGCATTAGCTGTTTATAGAGAGATGTGTGATAGTGGGatttccccagatgttgtcacttACACAACTTTGATTGATGGGTTATGCAAAAGCAATAACATTGATCTAGCTTTAAAAATGCTGAATGAGATGAGAAATAGAGAAATTAAGTTGGATGTCATTGCATATGCTGTTCTTATAGATGGATTTTGCAAAAGAAGAGATATGAAAAATGCTTCTGAACTTTTTGATGAAATCCGTCAAGTTGGTCTCTCTCCTAACCTATTTGTCTATAACAGCATGATAAGTGGTTTTAGAAATGTAAATAATATGGAAGCAGCACTAGTCTTGCATGAGAGGATGATCAATGAAGGCATTCCATGTGATTTGGAAACATACACCACATTGATTGATGGGCTTTTGAAGGATGGAAAAATAGTTGTGGCGTCTGATTTGTACACTGAGATGATTGGAAAGGGTATAATGCCTGATGACATCACATATACTGTTCTTGTACACGGTCTTTGCAATAAAGGTCAGGTTGAGAATGCGCACAAGGTCTTAGAGGAGATGTATAAAAAGAATAAGACTCCTAGTGTTCTGATTTATAATACACTAATTGCTGGACACTTCAAGGAGGGAAATTTAGAAGAGGCATTTAGGTTGCATGATGAGATGCTTGACAAAGGTCTTAAGCCCGAGGATGCGACTATTGATATTCTATGTGGAAAGTTAAAAGGAAATAGTTTGGCTCATGGTATTCCAATGCCGCAATGA
- the LOC132637360 gene encoding pentatricopeptide repeat-containing protein At3g54980, mitochondrial-like, translating into MCDSGISPYVVTYTTLIGGLCKSNNIDLALKLLNEMRNREIKLDVIAHAVLIDGFCKRRDMKNAFELFDEILQVGLSPNLFVYNSMISGFRNVNNMEAALVLHDRMINGGIPCELETYTTLIDGLLEDGKIVVASDLYTEMIGKGIMPDDITYTVLVHGLCNKGQVENAHKVLEEMYKKSKTPSVLIYNTLFAGHFKEGNLEEAFRLHDEMLDKGLKPDDATIDILCGKLHDEMCEKGLKPDDVTIDILCGKLKGNSLAHGTSIVILFPLHFELLLNLIYNYSNFNFMADDVDSFNAWDPNSNEVLSLRPLEAVLAVLGVTHLTPNILRNRYLHVFVHICAPQLAGVNGDEDALFVLELLRDCLSLK; encoded by the exons ATGTGTGATAGTGGGATTTCCCCATATGTAGTCACTTACACAACTTTGATTGGTGGGTTATGCAAAAGCAATAACATTGATCTAGCTTTAAAATTGCTGAATGAGATGAGAAATAGAGAAATTAAGTTAGATGTCATTGCACATGCTGTTCTTATAGATGGATTTTGCAAACGAAGAGACATGAAAAATGCTTTTGAACTTTTTGATGAAATCCTTCAAGTTGGTCTCTCTCCTAACCTATTTGTCTATAACAGCATGATAAGTGGTTTTAGAAATGTAAATAATATGGAAGCAGCACTAGTCTTGCATGATAGGATGATCAATGGAGGCATTCCATGTGAACTGGAAACATACACCACATTGATTGATGGCCTTTTGGAGGATGGTAAAATAGTTGTGGCGTCTGATTTGTACACTGAGATGATCGGAAAGGGTATAATGCCTGATGACATCACATATACTGTTCTTGTACACGGTCTTTGCAATAAAGGTCAGGTTGAGAATGCGCACAAGGTCTTAGAGGAGATGTATAAAAAGAGTAAGACTCCTAGTGTTCTGATTTATAATACACTATTTGCTGGACACTTCAAGGAGGGAAATTTAGAAGAGGCATTTAGGTTGCATGATGAGATGCTTGACAAAGGTCTTAAGCCCGATGATGCGACTATTGATATTCTATGTGGAAA GTTGCATGATGAAATGTGTGAGAAAGGTCTTAAGCCCGATGATGTGACTATTGATATTCTGTGTGGAAAGTTAAAAGGAAATAGTTTGGCTCATG GTACGTCAATTGTCATATTGTTTCCATTGCATTTTGAATTACTCCTCAATCTCATATATAATTATAGCAATTTTAATTTCATGGCTGATGAT GTTGACAGCTTTAATGCTTGGGATCCAAATTCCAATGAAGTGCTTTCGCTTCGTCCCCTCGAAG CTGTTCTTGCTGTGTTAGGCGTTACTCATCTTACTCCAAATATATTGAGGAATAGATACCTACA TGTATTTGTACACATATGTGCTCCTCAGCTTGCTGGTGTAAATGGAGATGAGGATGCTCTGTTTGTGCTGGAACTTCTACGAGATTGCTTAAGCCTGAAATGA